In Dryobates pubescens isolate bDryPub1 chromosome 8, bDryPub1.pri, whole genome shotgun sequence, a genomic segment contains:
- the COMTD1 gene encoding catechol O-methyltransferase domain-containing protein 1, with amino-acid sequence MPLFGVPKEVAVGTAMLGVAFATGVLAGKRYPSLVLGTPKSSIIDKSSPLQQYILDHSLREHPVLKKLRLLTAEHPRSKMMVSCDQAQLMANLVKLIKAKKVIEIGVFTGYNTLNMALVLPDNGKVIACDINEDYIKIGKPLWKEAGIEHKIDLRIKPAIHTLDELLASGEAETFDFAFIDADKESYNEYYEKCLHLIKKGGIIAIDNVLWKGKVLKPRRDDLETQGIHHLNEKLLRDARINISMLPMGDGLTLAFKL; translated from the exons ATGCCTCTTTTCGGCGTGCCCAAAGAAGTGGCCGTCGGGACGGCGATGCTGGGCGTCGCCTTTGCCACGGGGGTGCTGGCAG gTAAAAGATACCCTTCTTTGGTTTTGGGGACACCCAAATCATCCATTATTGATAAAagcagccctctccagcagtaCATATTGGATCATTCTTTGCGGGAACATCCAGTTCTAAAGAAGCTGCGTCTG CTCACTGCTGAGCATCCCAGGAGTAAAATGATGGTGTCCTGTGACCAGGCTCAGCTTATGGCAAATTTGGTCAAACTCATTAAAGCCAAAAAAGTTATTGAAATAG GTGTTTTCACTGGTTACAATACCTTGAATATGGCACTTGTCCTGCCAGATAATGGCAAAGTTATTGCCTGTGATATCAATGAGGACTACATCAAAATTGGAAAGCCACTGTGGAAGGAG GCAGGAATAGAGCATAAAATTGACCTGCGGATTAAGCCAGCAATTCATACACTTG ATGAACTGTTGGCCAGTGGAGAAGCGGAAACCTTTGACTTTGCTTTCATTGATGCGGATAAAGAAAGCTACAATGAGTACTATGAAAAATGTTTGCACCTCATAAAGAAAGGGGGAATAATAGCTATTGATAAT GtcctttggaaaggaaaggtgcTAAAACCAAGAAGGGACGACTTGGAAACCcagggcatccaccacctcaaTGAGAAGCTTCTCAGAGATGCACGCATCAATATCAGCATGCTTCCAATGGGTGATGGCCTCACATTAGCATTCAAGTTGTAA